One genomic window of Hymenobacter sp. J193 includes the following:
- a CDS encoding T9SS type A sorting domain-containing protein, with product MQTVTRTLLPGRGWCGRTGAWLGLLLGSIASATPARSQNITQAEYYLDGSPSNGTAVSIPIATPAATLSNLAFQVNVEDLDAGFHRLAVRTRDANGAWSLLTHRTFFYEPAVTATASNLNRVEYFVDTDPGFGSATSVPITPAATLSGVTFNLDISSYGAGFHTVGVRSRSAGGQWSLTSRRTFYYEPAVATTKPNITRAEYFVDTDPGFGNATSVALTPDDQVADLAFALNISSYGSGFHTLGIRTKDANGSWSLTTRRSFYYEPEATVAPNVTKVEYFLDADPGFGSGTNVPITAGTNVSNISLNLALGSLSAGFHTLSVRARDANGKWSLTTARSFYYEPTVAVAPNINRVEYYFDTDPGFGSGTNVPVTASPNLSSLSFAADASALADGTHRLFVRSRDANGKWSLVTNRSFLKNGCASSPNFVAGLSAANYGYGGSTNGLAETAFNTDPASPNTSNTFYGYNGSLLQADFGSSQTVSEVRYKLTPSSSSSFTILVQTAPSVGGTYTTQDTYTTSFLANTTTPVTRTLATPVSARVLRLVVQNGAGQYAVISGVGGYYFNCAGPTIVSFTPPGGAGGTSVEITGTNLTGATALKFNGVDAQSFTVNSATSITAVAPAGGSTGQLCVTTPNGTACSAASYTYPPTIATGTVSSNSFCSTTFISVPFTTNMASYTAGNQFHFQLSDASGNFTAGSRLYGYLSSQNANGGVLTDTIAFRTPAGTGYRVRVVASNPEITGTSNAQNLTVRALPMATAGATQTTVPYNGTIQLTAGPTGQSSYQWYVRYANGGGTGYVGSGQTLNLANAQPSQSGRYFVYVSNSLGCQDSASVRVTVQPSAQPILSMAQFGYSGCAGQQFSFGFTVQGNNFQPGNVITAQLSNASGSFTTPTSIGTANFEGQGNGSIFVTIPAGAATGTSYRIRLVSSSPGVTSQNDNGSNISLTTKPTAVPASNSPVAYGGTIQLTAQSVPGATYQWYGPNFYSTQQNPTITGASQNANQGTYTLYVTVGGCQSAGVATQVTVNPSTDPILTMTSQPGGTFCGGNGITLSFSVTGNSFGAGNTITAQLSNASGSFVAPTSVGSVAFTGQGNGSVAITLPANTPAGTGYRLRLVGSNPAITSINDNGSNLTINPAPTAVASSNSPVADNATIQLSAQTVVGATYAWSGPNGFSSTLQNPEINFASQANAGTYTLTVRLGDCAAKTNTSVTVTPGSPTLTLNTNAARQTCAGNFLSLSFTVGGSGLTAGGTVSAQLSDASGSFAAPTTIGTANFTGAGSGSVGVTVPGTTTVGTGYRVRLVSSNPSLTSPESGQWGISNLTSVTASSNSPVAAGSTITLSSAGVPAGATLQWSGPNFTSTQSNPEINFASQANAGTYTLTVSQGNCTLERSVVVTVNQATASVTTGSVSGSFCPGSGLSVPFTSSGTFAGGNQFRAVLSNSSGSFGSGTQVIGTLSQSGAVTSGTIAATIPGGAAAGSSYRIRVEATNPAVTSANDNGSNLTVQAVSYTWTGGYNTDWFDTRNWSCGQIPTSTSIVTIGIGTYYPVIVGSGAVVRNITVVSGASFRVSSSFTIYGNVVNNGTWISGGSYVFAGSGTQTVGGSSAVYFGGVTINSGVSLSLGTGIYVAGNWVNNGGFVGGTYFVNFNGTVGQVIGGSVVTNFYHVVVSNTVGLTLNQNIYVLGNWTNNGVFVAGTYGTTFGGSVVQLIGGTSLTNFYGLTILNSVGVTLNAGIGLGGPFVNNGVFTVNTQTVVFNGTVLQTIGGTTETTFYDVIINNTVGVRLVSSILVLGDWINNGQFLANSYSVIFGGTLAQIIGGTQVTNFYDVTFQNPVSVTLHQNIYVLGGFVNTGVFYGYYTAGGVTSGYWVRFGGTVAQVIDVNSTTYFWHFYADNAAGISLASHIYVAGNFYMYSGTFAPGAYTVYFNGTGGVVQTVGGYTNLSFYGWNIVSGASVRLLQNVTLLGGFVNAGTFYGYNLVGGVYTGYTCVFGGSAAQLLSGAGTYNFWHVTWNNAISVTLQQNIYVLGNWVNTRGFGHGGYTVYFNGAVAQTIGGAVNTTFHHISIGNAVSVTLNQQIAVLGNWLGTGKFLAGLYAVYFQGTTAQTILTGAATRFYHLYFDNPTSVTLLSNIYLNGNWVHNGGFAAGTYGVFFTGTTLQTIDGTALTRFHHISIGTGANVRLDRAVTVLGNWTTNGTFGANGYVVTFGGTVNQLIGGSVIVPFYGVIIDNTTAGVTLGNDIRIVGGNWTNNGVFSPATYRVIFEGTVAQLIGGTATSTFHGLTILNNVGVSINGPIFIKGNLVNDGVFSCAGYLVTFNGTAAQSIGGTAVTVFGHLTFNNAVGVSLLQDIRVRGDLRNLAVFAAGARTVYFDGTSAQSIYCPSGTLPFHHVVFSNGLGVTLQNNIFLTGNWLNNGGFAHGGKLVTFKGSVLQTIGGSVNTVFHHLTLASGANVRLDRAITLLGNWLNNGATFAANAFTVFFNGTALQSIGGTAISVFHHLTLNNTVGVNLDFDIDLTGNFVNNGKFCGCGHRTRFLGTLAQTITCSSGQTRFHDVTFANVAGVTLLDNIGVTGNWVNNGGFRANGYLVLFSGTALQTIGGTVLSAFHHVQITNAVNVQLLRDITVGGYWLNSGIFSGNGFGVTFNGTAQQTITTTGASAKTTFHHVTWANLVGCLLGGDIYVAGNWLCNGPFNPATYTVYFNGTTAQTMGGSATLRFHGLNVQNTVGLTCNGPVYLYGNLTNGGLVNVGTYPWYCVGTTAQTLGGTTTTPIRFYDLHVQNGSGVGCTSNLGVTHMLTLTTGNLASDGHLTLHSNASGTAMVVNPAGGGTVTGRATMERFITGLGAPGYRHYSSPMQLGTATVQEFADDLPVFELNPAYNTRGNTVTPFPTLFRYEETRLTAEKNTFTQGWMVPSASENLVPGRGYSAQTLPTTVVDISGVLSNGNVSYSMTRGTQLGAGWNLAGNPYPAPMDWDVVRKTGGMLSGVDDALYVFVPSGKYTGAYRGYVNGVGQNGGNKDVAAMQGFLVRASSASAKMNLTNDVRHTSYTSPAYQRSTQEKRPVVRLEARSAQGLADEAVFYLQEGAGEGYQANFDAYKVTQNGAGRPTIWSQAGADALSINGLPALPGQAIPLGVRVSEAGRHTLVLTSQLNLPAGTRVLLEDRLLNRKQDLSLDSVYAFTLHPDSVRQRFYLWLGAGSVTATAPAALQDGTALYPNPTTTGFATLEVHGLKEQGPVTGVIYNSIGQRVQQLALRPRQGVVRQQLDLRALPTGVYTVHLQAAEGTVVKRLVRE from the coding sequence ATGCAAACCGTAACCCGCACACTGCTGCCGGGACGGGGGTGGTGTGGCCGTACGGGCGCGTGGCTGGGCTTGCTGCTAGGCAGTATAGCCAGTGCCACGCCCGCGCGGAGCCAGAACATCACGCAGGCCGAGTACTACCTCGATGGCAGCCCCAGCAACGGGACGGCCGTTTCTATCCCCATTGCTACCCCCGCCGCTACGCTGAGCAACCTTGCATTCCAGGTGAATGTAGAGGACCTCGACGCCGGATTCCACCGCCTGGCGGTGCGAACCAGGGATGCCAATGGTGCCTGGAGCCTGCTCACCCACCGGACCTTCTTCTACGAGCCCGCCGTCACGGCCACCGCGTCTAACCTCAACCGGGTAGAGTATTTCGTGGATACCGACCCCGGTTTTGGCAGTGCCACCAGCGTACCCATTACGCCGGCCGCCACGCTTTCGGGCGTCACGTTCAATCTGGATATCAGCAGCTACGGCGCGGGCTTTCACACTGTGGGCGTCCGTTCGCGCTCGGCCGGCGGCCAGTGGAGCCTAACTTCGCGCCGCACTTTTTACTACGAGCCAGCCGTAGCCACCACAAAGCCCAACATCACCCGGGCGGAGTACTTTGTGGATACGGACCCGGGCTTCGGCAATGCTACCAGCGTGGCCCTGACGCCGGATGACCAGGTAGCAGACCTGGCGTTTGCGCTGAACATCAGCAGCTACGGATCTGGCTTTCACACCCTGGGCATTCGCACGAAAGACGCCAACGGCTCTTGGAGCCTGACGACGCGCCGCTCGTTCTACTACGAGCCCGAAGCTACGGTAGCGCCCAACGTGACGAAGGTGGAGTACTTCCTGGACGCTGACCCCGGTTTTGGCAGCGGCACCAACGTGCCCATCACGGCGGGTACCAACGTCAGCAACATCTCCCTGAACCTGGCCCTGGGCAGCTTGTCGGCTGGCTTTCATACGCTAAGCGTGCGGGCCAGGGATGCCAACGGCAAGTGGAGCCTGACGACGGCCCGCAGCTTCTACTACGAGCCTACGGTGGCGGTAGCGCCCAACATCAATCGGGTGGAGTACTACTTCGATACCGACCCCGGCTTTGGTAGCGGTACCAACGTGCCGGTCACGGCTTCTCCAAACCTGAGCAGCCTTTCCTTTGCGGCCGATGCCAGCGCCCTGGCCGACGGTACGCACCGCTTGTTCGTGCGCTCCCGCGATGCCAACGGCAAGTGGAGCCTGGTAACCAACCGGAGCTTTCTGAAAAACGGTTGCGCCTCCTCGCCTAATTTTGTGGCGGGCCTGTCGGCCGCCAACTACGGCTACGGCGGCAGCACCAATGGCCTGGCCGAAACCGCGTTTAACACCGACCCGGCCTCGCCCAACACCAGCAACACGTTCTACGGCTACAACGGCAGCCTCCTCCAGGCCGACTTTGGCAGCAGTCAGACTGTTAGCGAGGTGCGCTACAAGCTTACGCCCAGCAGCTCCAGCAGCTTTACTATTCTGGTGCAAACCGCTCCAAGCGTGGGTGGCACGTACACCACCCAGGACACGTACACCACCAGCTTCCTGGCCAACACGACCACGCCCGTAACCCGCACCCTGGCTACTCCCGTGAGTGCGCGGGTACTACGCCTGGTAGTGCAGAACGGTGCCGGGCAGTACGCCGTTATTTCGGGTGTAGGCGGGTATTACTTCAACTGCGCCGGGCCTACTATCGTCTCCTTCACGCCTCCGGGCGGGGCAGGGGGCACCAGCGTAGAAATTACGGGCACCAACCTGACGGGTGCTACGGCCCTCAAATTCAACGGGGTGGATGCGCAGAGCTTCACGGTGAATTCGGCTACCAGCATTACGGCGGTGGCGCCGGCCGGCGGCTCTACCGGCCAGCTGTGCGTGACTACGCCCAACGGTACGGCCTGCTCGGCGGCCTCTTATACGTACCCGCCCACTATTGCTACCGGCACGGTGTCGTCAAACTCGTTCTGCAGCACCACCTTTATTTCGGTGCCGTTCACGACCAACATGGCCTCGTACACGGCCGGCAACCAGTTTCACTTCCAGCTCTCCGATGCCAGCGGCAACTTCACCGCCGGCAGCCGCCTGTACGGCTACCTGAGCAGCCAGAACGCCAACGGGGGTGTGCTCACCGATACCATTGCCTTTCGCACGCCGGCCGGCACGGGCTACCGGGTGCGGGTGGTGGCTTCCAACCCGGAAATAACCGGCACCAGCAACGCCCAGAACCTGACGGTGCGGGCCCTGCCCATGGCTACGGCCGGCGCAACTCAGACCACCGTGCCCTACAATGGCACCATTCAGCTTACGGCCGGCCCCACGGGCCAGAGCAGCTACCAGTGGTACGTGCGCTACGCCAATGGTGGGGGCACGGGCTACGTGGGCAGCGGCCAGACGCTGAACCTGGCCAACGCCCAGCCTTCGCAGAGCGGCCGCTACTTTGTGTACGTGAGCAACAGCCTGGGCTGCCAGGATTCCGCCTCGGTGCGCGTGACGGTGCAGCCCTCGGCTCAGCCCATCCTGAGTATGGCGCAGTTTGGCTACTCGGGGTGCGCAGGTCAGCAGTTCAGCTTCGGCTTCACGGTGCAGGGCAACAACTTCCAGCCCGGCAACGTCATCACAGCCCAGTTGTCCAACGCCAGCGGCTCGTTTACCACGCCTACCAGCATTGGCACGGCTAATTTCGAAGGGCAGGGGAATGGCTCGATTTTCGTCACCATTCCGGCCGGCGCGGCCACGGGCACGAGCTACCGCATCCGGCTGGTAAGCTCCAGCCCGGGCGTAACCAGCCAGAACGACAACGGCTCCAACATCAGCCTGACGACCAAGCCCACGGCAGTGCCAGCGTCGAACTCGCCGGTGGCGTACGGGGGGACCATTCAACTCACGGCTCAGTCGGTGCCTGGCGCTACCTATCAGTGGTATGGCCCCAACTTCTATTCCACTCAGCAGAACCCCACTATCACGGGGGCTTCGCAGAATGCCAACCAGGGCACCTACACCCTGTACGTGACGGTAGGCGGCTGCCAGAGCGCGGGCGTGGCTACCCAGGTAACGGTGAACCCCTCTACGGACCCCATCCTGACGATGACAAGCCAGCCGGGCGGCACATTCTGCGGGGGCAACGGCATCACTCTGAGCTTCTCGGTGACGGGCAACTCCTTCGGGGCGGGCAACACCATCACGGCCCAACTCTCGAATGCCAGCGGCTCGTTTGTCGCGCCTACCAGTGTAGGCAGCGTAGCTTTCACCGGCCAGGGCAATGGTTCCGTAGCCATTACGCTGCCAGCCAATACGCCGGCTGGTACGGGCTACCGCCTGCGCCTGGTGGGCTCCAACCCGGCCATTACCAGCATCAACGACAATGGCTCGAACCTGACCATCAACCCGGCCCCGACGGCCGTGGCTTCGAGCAACTCGCCGGTGGCCGACAACGCCACCATTCAGCTCTCGGCCCAGACCGTAGTCGGGGCCACGTATGCCTGGAGCGGCCCGAACGGCTTCAGCTCCACGCTGCAGAACCCGGAAATCAACTTCGCCAGCCAGGCCAACGCGGGCACGTATACCCTCACGGTGAGACTAGGTGACTGCGCCGCTAAAACCAACACTTCGGTAACGGTAACGCCGGGCAGCCCCACCCTGACGCTAAACACGAATGCTGCCCGGCAAACCTGCGCCGGCAACTTCCTCAGTCTCAGCTTCACGGTTGGTGGCAGCGGCCTGACAGCGGGCGGCACGGTGTCGGCGCAACTGTCTGATGCCAGCGGCTCGTTTGCCGCGCCAACTACCATTGGTACGGCGAACTTTACGGGCGCGGGCAGCGGCTCGGTGGGGGTAACGGTACCTGGCACAACTACAGTCGGCACAGGCTACCGGGTGCGTCTAGTGAGCAGCAACCCCAGCCTCACCAGCCCCGAAAGCGGGCAGTGGGGCATTTCCAACCTGACGAGCGTAACGGCTTCCTCAAACTCACCGGTAGCAGCGGGAAGCACCATTACGCTTAGCTCGGCGGGGGTACCAGCGGGAGCCACTCTACAGTGGAGTGGCCCTAATTTCACTTCCACTCAATCTAACCCGGAAATCAACTTCGCCAGCCAGGCCAACGCCGGCACCTACACGCTGACTGTGAGCCAGGGCAACTGTACCCTGGAACGTAGCGTGGTAGTAACCGTGAACCAGGCCACCGCTTCGGTTACGACAGGTTCGGTGTCGGGCTCGTTCTGCCCTGGCTCGGGTTTGAGCGTACCATTTACCAGCAGCGGCACCTTTGCAGGCGGCAACCAGTTCCGGGCCGTTCTTTCCAACAGCAGCGGCTCGTTCGGCTCGGGCACGCAGGTGATTGGCACGCTCAGCCAGAGCGGCGCGGTTACCAGCGGTACTATTGCGGCTACCATTCCGGGTGGCGCGGCGGCTGGCTCCAGCTACCGCATCCGGGTGGAGGCCACCAACCCCGCCGTGACCAGCGCCAACGACAACGGCAGCAACCTGACGGTGCAGGCCGTGAGCTACACCTGGACGGGCGGCTACAACACCGACTGGTTTGACACGCGCAACTGGAGCTGCGGGCAGATACCCACCAGCACCAGCATCGTCACCATCGGCATCGGTACGTATTATCCGGTGATTGTGGGCTCGGGCGCGGTGGTGCGCAACATCACCGTGGTGTCCGGGGCTTCGTTCCGGGTGTCGTCGTCGTTCACGATTTACGGCAACGTGGTGAACAACGGCACCTGGATTAGCGGCGGCTCCTACGTCTTCGCGGGCTCGGGCACGCAAACCGTGGGCGGCTCGTCGGCGGTGTACTTCGGGGGCGTGACCATCAACAGCGGGGTTAGCCTGAGCCTGGGCACGGGCATTTACGTGGCCGGCAACTGGGTGAACAACGGCGGCTTCGTGGGCGGCACCTACTTCGTGAACTTCAACGGCACCGTGGGCCAGGTCATCGGCGGCTCGGTGGTGACGAACTTCTACCACGTGGTGGTGTCGAATACGGTAGGCCTCACGCTCAACCAGAACATCTACGTGCTGGGCAACTGGACCAACAACGGCGTGTTCGTGGCCGGTACGTACGGAACCACCTTTGGCGGCTCGGTTGTGCAGCTCATCGGCGGCACGAGCCTCACCAACTTCTACGGCCTCACCATTCTGAACTCGGTGGGCGTGACGTTGAACGCGGGCATCGGCCTAGGCGGACCGTTCGTGAACAACGGCGTTTTCACGGTGAATACGCAGACGGTGGTCTTCAACGGCACGGTGCTGCAAACCATTGGCGGCACCACCGAAACCACCTTCTACGACGTCATCATCAACAACACGGTGGGCGTAAGGCTGGTGTCGAGCATCCTGGTGCTGGGCGACTGGATCAACAACGGGCAGTTCCTGGCCAACTCGTACTCCGTCATCTTCGGCGGCACGCTGGCCCAGATTATCGGCGGCACGCAGGTGACGAACTTCTACGATGTAACCTTCCAGAACCCCGTTTCGGTGACTTTGCACCAAAACATCTACGTGCTGGGCGGCTTCGTGAACACGGGCGTGTTCTACGGCTACTACACGGCCGGTGGGGTGACCAGCGGCTACTGGGTGCGCTTTGGCGGCACGGTGGCCCAGGTTATCGACGTGAACAGCACCACCTACTTCTGGCACTTCTACGCCGACAACGCGGCGGGCATCAGCCTGGCCTCGCACATCTACGTGGCCGGCAACTTCTACATGTACTCCGGCACCTTTGCGCCGGGCGCCTACACCGTGTACTTCAACGGTACGGGCGGCGTGGTGCAGACGGTGGGCGGCTACACGAACCTGAGCTTCTACGGCTGGAACATCGTGAGCGGGGCCTCGGTCCGGCTGCTGCAGAATGTGACCTTGCTGGGTGGCTTCGTGAATGCGGGCACCTTCTACGGCTACAACCTGGTGGGCGGCGTGTACACGGGCTACACCTGCGTGTTCGGGGGCTCGGCGGCGCAGCTTCTCAGCGGCGCGGGTACCTACAACTTCTGGCACGTAACCTGGAATAACGCCATTTCGGTGACGCTCCAGCAGAACATCTACGTGCTGGGCAACTGGGTGAACACGCGCGGCTTCGGGCACGGCGGCTACACGGTGTACTTCAACGGTGCCGTGGCCCAAACCATCGGCGGCGCGGTGAACACCACCTTCCACCACATCAGCATCGGCAACGCGGTGAGCGTGACGCTGAACCAGCAGATTGCGGTATTGGGCAACTGGCTGGGTACGGGCAAATTCCTGGCCGGCCTGTACGCGGTGTACTTCCAGGGCACCACGGCCCAGACGATTCTGACCGGGGCGGCCACGCGCTTCTACCACCTGTACTTCGACAACCCCACGTCCGTTACCCTGCTCTCGAACATCTACCTGAACGGGAACTGGGTGCATAACGGCGGCTTCGCGGCGGGCACCTACGGGGTGTTCTTCACGGGCACCACCCTGCAAACCATCGACGGCACGGCCCTCACGCGCTTCCACCACATCAGCATCGGCACGGGCGCCAACGTGCGCCTCGACCGGGCCGTGACGGTACTCGGCAACTGGACCACCAACGGCACCTTCGGGGCCAACGGCTACGTGGTGACTTTTGGCGGCACGGTGAATCAGCTCATCGGCGGCTCGGTAATAGTGCCCTTCTACGGCGTCATCATCGACAACACCACGGCGGGCGTCACGCTGGGCAACGACATCCGCATTGTGGGCGGCAACTGGACGAACAACGGCGTGTTTTCGCCGGCTACTTACCGCGTCATCTTCGAGGGCACGGTAGCCCAGCTCATCGGCGGCACGGCCACCAGCACCTTCCATGGCCTCACCATCCTGAACAACGTGGGTGTGAGCATCAACGGACCCATCTTCATCAAGGGCAACCTGGTAAATGATGGCGTGTTCAGCTGCGCGGGCTACCTGGTGACCTTCAACGGCACGGCCGCGCAGAGTATCGGCGGCACGGCGGTGACGGTGTTCGGCCACCTCACCTTCAACAACGCGGTAGGAGTGAGCTTGCTCCAGGACATCCGGGTGCGGGGTGATTTGCGCAACCTGGCCGTTTTCGCGGCGGGTGCCCGCACGGTGTACTTCGACGGCACATCGGCTCAGTCCATCTACTGCCCCTCGGGTACGCTCCCCTTCCACCACGTGGTGTTCAGCAACGGGCTGGGCGTGACGCTGCAGAACAACATCTTCCTGACCGGCAACTGGCTCAACAATGGCGGCTTCGCGCACGGCGGCAAGCTGGTGACGTTCAAGGGCTCGGTACTCCAGACCATCGGCGGCTCGGTGAACACGGTGTTCCACCACCTCACGCTGGCCTCGGGCGCTAATGTGCGCCTCGACCGCGCCATCACGCTGCTGGGCAACTGGCTCAACAACGGCGCTACCTTCGCAGCCAACGCCTTCACGGTGTTCTTCAACGGCACCGCCCTGCAAAGCATTGGCGGCACGGCCATCAGCGTGTTCCACCACCTCACCCTTAACAACACGGTAGGGGTGAACCTGGACTTCGACATCGACCTGACCGGGAACTTCGTGAACAACGGCAAGTTCTGCGGCTGCGGCCACCGCACCCGCTTCCTGGGTACGCTGGCGCAGACCATTACCTGCTCCTCTGGCCAGACGCGCTTCCACGACGTGACGTTTGCCAACGTGGCTGGCGTGACGCTGCTGGACAACATTGGGGTGACGGGCAACTGGGTAAACAACGGCGGCTTCCGGGCCAATGGCTACCTGGTGCTGTTCAGCGGCACGGCCCTGCAGACCATCGGCGGCACGGTGCTGTCGGCCTTCCACCACGTGCAGATTACCAACGCGGTGAACGTGCAGCTGCTGCGCGACATTACGGTGGGCGGCTACTGGCTGAATTCAGGCATCTTCTCGGGCAATGGCTTCGGGGTGACCTTCAACGGCACTGCCCAGCAAACCATTACCACCACGGGTGCCTCGGCCAAGACCACCTTCCACCACGTAACCTGGGCTAACCTGGTCGGCTGCCTGCTCGGCGGCGACATCTACGTGGCCGGTAACTGGCTCTGCAACGGGCCCTTCAACCCGGCTACCTACACGGTGTACTTCAACGGCACCACGGCCCAGACCATGGGCGGCTCGGCCACGCTGCGCTTCCACGGCCTGAACGTGCAGAACACGGTGGGTTTGACCTGCAACGGCCCGGTGTACCTCTACGGCAACCTCACGAACGGCGGCCTGGTGAACGTGGGTACCTACCCCTGGTACTGCGTGGGTACTACGGCCCAAACCCTGGGCGGCACGACCACCACACCCATCCGCTTCTACGACCTGCACGTGCAGAACGGCAGCGGTGTAGGCTGCACCTCGAACCTGGGCGTGACGCATATGCTCACGCTCACAACCGGCAACCTGGCTTCCGACGGCCACCTGACCCTGCACTCCAACGCCTCGGGCACCGCCATGGTGGTGAACCCCGCCGGTGGCGGCACGGTGACGGGCCGGGCTACGATGGAGCGGTTTATTACCGGCCTGGGGGCTCCCGGCTACCGCCACTACAGCTCGCCCATGCAGCTCGGCACGGCCACCGTGCAGGAGTTTGCCGACGACCTGCCGGTGTTTGAGTTGAACCCGGCTTACAACACCCGGGGTAACACCGTAACGCCCTTCCCAACGTTGTTCCGCTACGAGGAAACCCGCCTCACCGCCGAGAAGAACACCTTCACCCAAGGCTGGATGGTGCCCTCGGCCAGTGAAAACCTGGTGCCCGGCCGTGGCTACTCGGCCCAGACGCTGCCTACCACGGTGGTGGATATTTCGGGTGTGCTCAGCAACGGCAACGTGAGCTACTCCATGACGCGCGGTACCCAACTTGGCGCCGGCTGGAACCTGGCCGGCAACCCGTACCCCGCCCCCATGGACTGGGACGTGGTGCGCAAAACGGGTGGGATGCTTTCCGGCGTGGATGATGCCCTCTACGTGTTCGTGCCCTCGGGCAAGTACACGGGCGCCTACCGCGGCTACGTGAACGGCGTGGGCCAGAATGGTGGCAACAAGGACGTGGCGGCTATGCAGGGCTTCCTGGTACGGGCCTCTTCGGCCTCGGCCAAAATGAACCTGACCAACGACGTGCGCCACACATCCTACACCAGCCCTGCCTACCAGCGCAGCACGCAGGAGAAGCGCCCCGTGGTTCGCCTCGAAGCACGCAGTGCCCAGGGCTTGGCCGATGAAGCCGTGTTCTACCTGCAGGAAGGCGCCGGCGAAGGTTACCAGGCCAACTTCGATGCCTACAAGGTGACGCAGAACGGCGCCGGCCGCCCCACTATCTGGAGCCAGGCCGGAGCCGATGCCCTGTCCATCAACGGGCTACCCGCGCTGCCGGGCCAGGCCATTCCGCTGGGCGTGCGCGTGAGCGAAGCCGGTCGGCACACCCTCGTGCTCACCAGCCAGCTGAACCTGCCCGCCGGCACCCGCGTGCTGCTGGAAGACCGCCTGCTCAACCGCAAGCAGGACCTCTCGCTCGACTCAGTGTACGCCTTCACCCTGCACCCCGATTCCGTGCGCCAGCGCTTCTACCTCTGGCTGGGCGCGGGTTCGGTAACGGCTACCGCGCCGGCGGCGCTGCAGGACGGCACCGCCCTGTATCCCAACCCCACCACTACCGGGTTTGCCACGCTGGAAGTGCACGGGCTGAAGGAGCAAGGCCCGGTAACGGGTGTCATCTACAACAGCATCGGCCAGCGGGTGCAGCAGCTCGCGCTCCGGCCTCGCCAGGGCGTCGTGCGCCAGCAGCTCGACCTGCGGGCACTGCCCACGGGCGTGTACACCGTGCATCTGCAGGCGGCCGAAGGCACTGTTGTCAAGCGCCTGGTGAGAGAATAG